CATGAGGTCACAGCCGGGCGCTAGCCCCGCAGCCTGTGGGGGAGGCGGCGAAGCGGGGAGGGACTCGCCTCggattggccggcgttggggcgGGGCCGGGGTCGGTGCGGCCGGGAGCCTGCGCGGGTCACGCCGCGGGGAGGGCTCCCGGGCCTCTGCGTGGTCGCGGTCAGAGGGTGTGCGGCGGGCGAGTGCCCCGGGGCCGCCgggagggcggggggtggggtgacGTTGTCAGGGCCTGGAGCCCCCATCTGGGTTTATGTGTTGTGTGTCTCTACACATACGCAGACCGTGGGAGAGTTGACCTGGTGGTCTGTTGTGTGCAGATTtgaacatgtgtgtgcatgtgagggGGGGCATCCGGTTCCCCTGGGGGTGGGCGTGTGTGTAGGGGTCCTGGTGTGTGTCCACCTCCTTAGATACGGGGTGCGTGTGCAAGTTTGGCATTTCCAGCCTGGAGGAAAGGGACAGAGTCAGGGCTGTGCATCTCAGGACCCCTCTGGGTCATGCCTGAGGCGCCACCCCTGGACCATGTCCTCCTGGTGGCAGTCTGTCCCTCCCAAGCGCCTGGGTCTGGGTTTTTCTGGGTTAGGGGTTTAGGAGACCAGGGCTTATCACACAGGAGGCTTGGTCACATGACACcatccttctgtttccttcctattCCTAGGAAAGAACGGCAGGAACAGAGCCAGAAGACCAAGATTCCGATCCCGGCATCAGAGGGACACGAGGGCTCACTGTGTGCCCTCAGGCAAGGGTCCAATCTCTTCAAAGCCCCATTTtctctcagtaaatattagttgcCTCCTGAGTTGCTGTGACGCTTAGATAATCTTTAACAATATCTGAAACACGGTAGGTACCTACTGATAGATGCAAAGTAGAATACATTAAACTCCTATACATCCTTCAAAGCCCAGTTTCAATGtcccctcttccaggaagcttACCTGGCTTCCCCCATTCGAAGCCCTGGCTCTACCTCTCTCCTTACCCAGCCCTGGGTCCCTCTGGTCCCATCCAGTCGCCGAGGGGCTGCAGAATTGGGGGGTCTGGATCCAAAGAGCTTAAGTCTCCTCTCTTTGGCGTGGACAGTGGTAAATGAGCTCACGTGTGTGATGCTGGCGCTCTCGTGCCACAGACAGGTTTATTGGCCGCTAGAGGGGGGTCGGGCTGCTTCCTGCCTCGTTTGGGGGCTGGAACCGGCGCAGGCAGCTGTGCTTCtgtgagaagcagggagagcccGAGTTGAGCAGAAACCTGAGCTGTGTCAGGGACCCAGGCCCTAGCAGGGCAGACGCTGAGTTCTAGGACACCGGAAGCTCATCCCCAGCCAGCCTCTTGGGAGGGCTGGGGTTGTCCCTTTCTCTGCTGGCCTGACTCGGCCCGGCGTGACCAGGAGGAAGAAACTGGGGCACTGGCAGGAAGCTCACCCCGCACGGGGCCACAGGGTCACAGCCTCCAGAGACCAAAGGAAGCAGGTGGCCTAGAAGGACCtcaaagttcagaaaaaaagggaggaaagaggcGCCTGCTTGCACTTCTCCAAGCCCCCCACCAGCCAAAGCCAGGCCCAGGAGGGGCCTTCCCACACCCCCACTTGACAAGGCAGGTAAACTGAGGCTTGGTTCAGGGGCAGCGAGGAGTCCTGACCCCAAAGCTGTCAGGGCGTGGTGTCCGCAGCCATGGTGGCCCCCCATTTGGAGTGGCGGATGCCCATGGTGAATGCTGGGGctctggctctggtcatggtgACCCGCTCAGGCCTGTGGGCTCCAGGCCCAGGGGTCTCttccggggggcggggggcacgaGGCCGGCCCAGCATGGTGAAGGCGGGCCGGCGCTGGCGGTAGGTGTCGGGGTCCGGGCTGTCGTACTGGCCAGGGCCTGGGATCTCAGCGGGGTCCTGAGGGGGGCGGATGGGGGGCGTGCGGCCTGCCACGGTGTAGCTGGGGCTGCGGGGCTTAGAGACTATCTGGGAGCCCCAGAGGGAGGGCAGGGTGTAGGTGTTGGGGGCAGGTGCTGCCGTGTCCTGGAGCTGCGGGCGCAGGCGGGAGCCCAGAGTGAAAGCCGGGGGGGTCCGCTGGCGCACAGGGGCCACCTTCTCCGGGCTGTAGGCCCCGGGGCCTGGCGTCACCTCCAgacctgtggggggggggggggttggcagCGTCCTCACCTGCTCAAAGACATGCGTGGCTGCCCGTTGCCCCCGTGCTTCACAGCACCTCTCAGGAAGCCCCGGGGTGTCTCTCCTGCTTCCCAGACCTCCCCGTAGAGTAGTCCATTCCCTCTTTCTTTGTGGTTTCGaagagagtggggaaggggaagagggagagagaatcttaagctggctccatgcccagggtgtgagcccagtgtagggctcaatctcacgaccccgagatcaggacctgaaccaaaatcaagtgttggacacttaactgactgaaccacccaggcgcccctagtctgtCCTCTTTAAGCCTCTGGGCCTTTGCCCACACTGAACTCTGCCAGGCCTACCTTCCATTTTCCCATTCCCACCTCCCAGGAGCTGCTGCTCCTCCTTCCGAACAGCCCAAAGCCCCCTCATTCCTGCTGCCTttcccaccccttcctcctcGGCAGAGCCTCACAGcagggatggatggacagatggacggatggatggatgggtggatggacggatgggtggatggttggatggatggatggacggatggatcagggaaggatgggtggatgggtagatggatggacggatggacggatggatggacgatggatgggtggatggacggacggacggatggacgaATGGACGGttgggtggatggttggatggatggatggatggatgttggatgggtggatggatggtggatgggtggatggagggtggatggatggtggatgggtggatgggtggatggtggatggatggatggatggatggacagacagacggacggatggacggatggatggacggaggcatggatggatggatggatgggtggacggatggacgggtggatggacggatggatgggtggacggatggacgggtggatgggtggatgaatggacgGGTGGagggacggatggatggacggatgggtggatggttggatggatggatggatggacggacggatggatggacaggtggacggatggatgggtggatggtggatggatgtgtggatggatggacagatggatgggtgggtggatggaccGATGGGTGGGTAGATGACTGGGTAGCTGGATAAATGGGTTGATGGGTTGTGGTTGGGGGGACTCATGGGTAACGTAGATGGACGGATCATGGCTGGACGGATGGACAAGTGGATAGACGGACAGACCGGTGGAGCAGTGGGGTTAGACGGGTGAATGGACGGACGGAGGAGCTGGCGGGCCAGTGAGTGGATGAGCGAGGGACCGGGCAGAAGACGAAACGGTGTGTGGATGGGAGATGCCAAGGACGAGCCCCCGTGGCCCTCACAGCACCGCCCGTGCTCAGGGTCACAGTCCTGTTCTCaggccctcagcccctcctcGGAGCCCCTTTATTCTGACATCCAAAGACACTGAAGTTCCAGGAcctgggtggtgggaggggaaggaggggatggAGGCAGGTTCTGAAAGGGCAGCCCTGACCAGGTACTTACAGCGAGACTTGCCTCGGCCCTGCATGGAGTAGGCAGGGCTGCAGCTTCGGCCAAACCGGGTGACTTTTGGGTCCAGGAAGTAGACAGGCCCAGGGCTGCTGTCCTGTGGagatgctgggggggggggggggagcccagggtcctgagagcacCTCGGTGGGCCCCCTCGACCCCGCTCAGTGCCCCTGCTCCGCCCCAGGGCACCCGCCCTGCAGACAGCCCCCAGCCCACCTTAGACCACCGAGGTCTGGTTGCCCTGACTTTGTCCTGATGAGCCTTGCTGTGTCCTCGTGGTCACAGCCGTCTTCGGCCGCAGACCAGAGAACCCGCTGGTGGCTGGTTGGAATTGCACGGACAGTAAGACTAACTAGACCCAGAGGAAGGCCCCCGGCATGCTTGGGCTTGCCCCCGGGTGGGACCATGTGGGTCTCAGCACGGCCCCCGTGAGCTGTGTCTCTGCCTCGGTCTCCTCGGTGGCAGGGTGAGAagatgggatggggggagggtcCATGCGGGACACCCCATGGCGGAGACCCCTCACTGAAACTGACGTCACTGCCACTGCTGAGCCATGAACGTGTGTGCCTCTGCATGTCGTCGGGTGACACGGACTCACGGGGTGGCCCACACACGCCCCAGCTCCAGGCCTGTGCGTCTGCTGCCGCACCACTGCGTCCCTCGTCTCCCAGGGGCGCGACTGAGCTCCTCACCCTCCACAGCCCCGACCACATGCCTCCGCCTCCAAGAAGTCTTCCCAGGGATTCGGCCAAGTCTACACTGgctcccaccctcccccgccTTCCCAGCCAGTCTGTCCCTCTGTTCCAGACTGTGTCCTGGGAGAACCCAGGCTGCTCTGGGCAGAGGCGAGGTTCTGAGCCCTTCCCGGTGGAAGACAACAGGCCACTCCCCTCGTTTGCCTTCTGGGACCCCTTGGAGTTTCTGGAGATTCGTGTTGGTTCAGGCCGGGATTTTTGCTGATTCTGAAGGCTGAGAAGCTGCTGCTGCCCGGGGAAGTCCGTGAGCCAACCCCACCGCAAACTCTCGTCCCTGGGAATCAGAGTCCTTGTGCGGGACCCTcccctacccaggtgccctggggaccTCAGCTTTGGAAAATGGGGTGATGGAGTCTGTGAGTGCTCCTATTAGAAACGTGACGGCCAACCATGAATAGCAACGGGCAGCGAGCTGGGGCCACAGGCACCCACGGGAGCGGCTCCAATGACGGACGCCCGCCCGGACCCTGACACAGCAGGGGCGCAGAAGAGAGGACCCCAATGACGGGCCAGCCCCGCCGCCCGCTGCCTGTCCACACAGCAGAGATGGTCACGGTGCCCTCTCCGCGGCTATCTGCGAGGAGCCCCATCTtgctgatggggaaactgaggctaggACCCCCGCAAAGCCCACTTCCGCCGTGCCCTGCCTGGACACCAGGCGCTAATCC
The sequence above is a segment of the Meles meles chromosome 20, mMelMel3.1 paternal haplotype, whole genome shotgun sequence genome. Coding sequences within it:
- the ODF3L2 gene encoding outer dense fiber protein 3-like protein 2 isoform X1, whose translation is MGTLGCNPDPRLTTAPQGWRAAACPILDVGLRKSCGTATAEDGSGPGLYVLPPTLGFVNHDCTRALSPAYSLFWRPRPASPQDSSPGPVYFLDPKVTRFGRSCSPAYSMQGRGKSRCLEVTPGPGAYSPEKVAPVRQRTPPAFTLGSRLRPQLQDTAAPAPNTYTLPSLWGSQIVSKPRSPSYTVAGRTPPIRPPQDPAEIPGPGQYDSPDPDTYRQRRPAFTMLGRPRAPRPPEETPGPGAHRPERVTMTRARAPAFTMGIRHSKWGATMAADTTP
- the ODF3L2 gene encoding outer dense fiber protein 3-like protein 2 isoform X2 codes for the protein MGTLGCNPDPRLTTAPQGWRAAACPILDVGLRKSCGTATAEDASPQDSSPGPVYFLDPKVTRFGRSCSPAYSMQGRGKSRCLEVTPGPGAYSPEKVAPVRQRTPPAFTLGSRLRPQLQDTAAPAPNTYTLPSLWGSQIVSKPRSPSYTVAGRTPPIRPPQDPAEIPGPGQYDSPDPDTYRQRRPAFTMLGRPRAPRPPEETPGPGAHRPERVTMTRARAPAFTMGIRHSKWGATMAADTTP